In Chaetodon trifascialis isolate fChaTrf1 chromosome 8, fChaTrf1.hap1, whole genome shotgun sequence, the DNA window CAATGCTGATATCTGTACTGGGGAATTATTTAACAATCTGAAAATGATATATCTTCTTAAAGTTCTGACAAAGATTCATGTGGAGCTGACATTTGaaaacttgtcagtgctctcaGGTGGACAACATACACACTGATACcagtatacagtatgtttgcaTCAAGATGATGTTGGCTGATATATCAGCCCGGCCCTATTTCAAAGCCTTTCTCTTACCCCATCTCCACCTGTGATCTGAATCTGGATAATAACAGGTGATTACAGGCCTTATCACATTATGTGGTTGCCTGGTAACTAGCTGATGACAAGACTTTGTGAAGTGACTGAGCAAAGAAGTAAAGTCCAGTGTATAATTCCCCCTAAATTCACAAATtgtcacatttacatttcattttctgcatgaGATTCCAGAGGTGTTGGTTGGTATATTTTAGAAATTTGGATGTcacaagctagctgtttcctcctgctgccagcctttatgctaatcTAGGCTAACCAAGTCCCAACTTTAACCTCACATGAGTCCTTGGAAGTGAACTAGTCCTCTTGTCATGTTATAGGTGGAGCTGGCTCTTTGGGACACAGCAGGACAGGAGGACTATGACCGACTGAGACCTCTGTCCTATCCAGACACAGATGTGATCCTAATGTGTTTCTCAATTGACAGTCCTGACAGTTTGGgtgagattttatttatttatttttaccagtGTTCTGTCTGCATCTGCTCCATGTTCAACATGTCCACCTTGTGCCTGATGCAGAGAATATTCCAGAGAAGTGGACTCCTGAGGTGAAGCACTTCTGTCCCAATGTGCCCATTATTCTTGTGGGAAACAAGAAAGACTTGCGAAATGATGAGCACACACGTCGAGAGTTGGCTAAGATGAAACAGGTCAGTTCATGGAGCTACCTTTGCTTTTAGAAGGGTCAGGCCTGTGGAGTTGTGTATACATCTATGCCACATTTTGATCATCAGTGAACATGCAATGTCTTCCAAAGTAAGTTTAGTAAGTAAGGTTAGTAAGCTTTTTTAAAAGAGCTTATCTTCCTCTGTGACTCTGGTTTCCCCAAACAGGAACCAGTGAAGTCAGACGAGGCGAGGGACATGGCTAACCGCATCAATGCCTTTGGTTACCTCGAGTGCTCAGCCAAGACAAAGGATGGTGTGAGGGAGGTGTTTGAGATGGCCACCAGGGCAGCACTACAAGCCAAGAGACGATGCAAGAAGAGCGGCTGCCTTCTGCTTTAGAGCGTCAGCTCGTGCAGGATcgggagggagggggaaacGAACCAAGCCAAGAAAAacgtcctcctctgtgtctgctttgtCACCAAGATGGGCACATCTGAATGGGTCGTAATAGGGATGAGGGAGAAAAGTCAACCCAGGCCAAAGGGAAATAAAGGAAGGTCAAATGCAAAGGAAAAAGGGAGTATATAGATTTAAGTCCATGGTTATAGCCTTTACCTGTCAAATACGATACTGTCATCTTTTTTCTGACTCAATAGACCTCACATTTAGAGAAGGGAACATATCCCCAACTCATGCTTTTAAAAGCGTTGGAGGATAAGTACTTTACGTAGGGTTTCCAGTTCTCTGAAATGAGTATGATGGCCTCCTCTGGTTTGTAGTTGAGgccagcagaagaagagatgagCTCCGTGTTGGAAGACGTCCACAGCTTGCAGTGTGACTGTGCTCGTCTTTCAGTTTTTGCCCTTTCATTCTGTAggatttttctttctcctttattTCCTGGGAGAAACCAACCTAATTCACATGGTGTCAGGTGTCTGTTTTATGAGCGTGTTATTTGATACAGCTTTGATTCATTTAAAAAGCTGAGAGCTTGATTGGCATGAGGGCATGAATACATGATGGCAATGAGACCACGCGTGTTAATGAATGCACCAGTCAGATAGCTGTATGTGACTGAGCTGATGGGGATTGTCAAACACACTGTATACAATTGGATCTGAAAGGGTTGACTAAATTGTTATATTCGCTAAACAGTTACTGTAAATTCTCAAGTAGTGGGGCCTTACTTTATCTCACCTGCAGACAGGACCAGACCTTAATGTAACACAGGTTTATATTAGAGACGAGCTCGTCTTTCTAATTTCCCGTCTTACGATGTTTAAGTATAATTCACATAGTAAGAATGCTCCATGTTTTCTCATCCACTCTTTTGATGTAAACTCAATACTTCCTCCATGTTGTGCATCTCTGCAGCATTATATCCATCACTATTCAAACAGTCGTCAGTTTCCCTTTCACAGGAATCattttttcagcttgttttcagtCACTCCAGGTTTGCTGTTCAGTTACCATCGATGAAACGCAGCAGACTCTCAGAGGAACCAGTGAGTGTGACTCTGTTGAACAGATGGAGTAagtgctgtggaaatgtacattatgtatGGTCATTCTCACTGTCCAGCTGTTATTACACTCTCCCATTATTTAAGTATCAGTCTTTATTTGAACTGTACGATGTTCCTGTATGCCAGGGTGACAGTGGAAGTGCGTTTTCTTCCCACTCTCCAACTTCACTCACGATGTCTGCGACTATTCTTTTTCCACTTTGTATTCTGTTGTATGTTATTTTAACTTTTATGTGATATTCTACTGGCTTGCGTTGTATTCtttgcacacattttaaaaggTCAGTGTGGTACACACTTtgaaaaaacatgtcaaataacGAAATGCAAAATGCAAGCGACTCCTTAAGTATTGGTTATTTGTAAAAGGACTATTCTTTTGTATACAAATGTATCTTCACATTTCTCCAGTCATCTTTTTTAATG includes these proteins:
- the LOC139334811 gene encoding rho-related GTP-binding protein RhoA-C is translated as MAAIRKKLVIVGDGACGKTCLLIVFSKDQFPEVYVPTVFENYVADIEVDGKQVELALWDTAGQEDYDRLRPLSYPDTDVILMCFSIDSPDSLENIPEKWTPEVKHFCPNVPIILVGNKKDLRNDEHTRRELAKMKQEPVKSDEARDMANRINAFGYLECSAKTKDGVREVFEMATRAALQAKRRCKKSGCLLL